In Paeniglutamicibacter kerguelensis, one genomic interval encodes:
- a CDS encoding YlbL family protein has product MPAVPGPPESSMNDAAAPNPQMTGDPDGADHRPLLRRRSTSAAGAQGAPQSAAARRGRSIAGWIIVGTIALAAMLPTHFVVESAGPALNTIGEVDGTAMLTVTGKPTYPTSGALDMTTVYVQGGGQQRLGFFNVLSGWINPRQDVLPEEMVLPRGTTSEQQSEQNTVMMDDSQQLSTAAALHELDIPFTQHLSVAGFATEQNAKALKTGDQLVAINGTTVTDLALLKDELQKAGEKPSELEILRDGKPLTVTVNTTAGPGGQRQLGILLGSGFDFPVDVTFGLENVGGPSAGMMFALAIVDELTEGEMTGGKHFAGTGAITADGQVQPIGGIAQKMVGAKSNGAQVFLAPAENCTDVVGRVPAGLDVVKVETLDQARAAVEGIGGGKDPKSFPTCQ; this is encoded by the coding sequence GTGCCAGCAGTGCCAGGACCGCCGGAGTCGTCGATGAACGACGCTGCTGCCCCGAACCCGCAGATGACAGGCGACCCCGACGGCGCCGACCACCGGCCGTTGCTGCGCCGGCGCAGCACATCCGCCGCAGGTGCCCAGGGCGCCCCGCAGTCCGCGGCGGCTCGCCGCGGCAGGTCGATCGCCGGATGGATCATCGTGGGAACCATCGCCCTGGCGGCCATGCTTCCCACGCACTTCGTGGTGGAATCGGCTGGCCCGGCGCTGAACACCATCGGCGAGGTCGATGGCACCGCGATGCTGACCGTCACCGGCAAGCCGACCTACCCGACCAGCGGCGCGCTGGACATGACAACCGTTTACGTGCAGGGCGGCGGGCAGCAGCGCCTGGGCTTCTTCAACGTGCTCTCCGGGTGGATCAACCCGCGGCAGGACGTGCTGCCCGAGGAAATGGTGTTGCCGCGCGGCACCACCAGCGAGCAGCAAAGCGAACAGAACACCGTGATGATGGACGACTCGCAGCAGCTCTCCACCGCCGCGGCGCTGCACGAGCTGGACATCCCGTTCACCCAGCACCTGTCCGTCGCCGGGTTCGCCACGGAACAGAACGCGAAGGCGCTGAAGACCGGGGACCAGCTGGTCGCCATCAACGGGACCACGGTCACCGACCTTGCGCTGCTGAAGGACGAACTCCAGAAGGCGGGGGAGAAGCCCAGCGAACTGGAGATCCTGCGCGACGGCAAGCCCCTCACGGTCACCGTCAACACCACCGCCGGGCCAGGCGGCCAACGACAGCTGGGCATCCTGCTGGGCAGCGGCTTCGATTTCCCTGTGGACGTGACGTTCGGGCTGGAGAACGTCGGCGGCCCGAGCGCCGGCATGATGTTTGCCCTCGCCATCGTCGACGAGCTGACCGAGGGTGAAATGACCGGTGGCAAACACTTCGCCGGCACCGGCGCGATCACCGCCGACGGCCAGGTGCAGCCCATCGGCGGCATCGCCCAAAAGATGGTCGGTGCCAAGTCCAACGGCGCGCAGGTATTCCTGGCCCCGGCGGAGAACTGCACGGACGTGGTCGGTCGGGTCCCCGCGGGGCTGGACGTGGTGAAGGTCGAAACCTTGGATCAGGCACGCGCCGCGGTCGAAGGAATCGGCGGCGGGAAGGACCCGAAATCCTTCCCCACTTGTCAGTAA
- a CDS encoding M48 family metallopeptidase, which translates to MPVHPSTIEFVNDSGTPIRVVRSTRRRKTISAVWKESTMVVSVPAGLTHDAERILVLDMVKKLERKVARAVVPDADALLLARARAMDAELFGGRAAPASVRWVGNQTRRWGSASLRSRRIRLSDRLRGMPQWVQDYVLAHELAHLVEPRDGHGPRFKTELSRFPRVHDANIFLAGVSHGYATKPYATSGGASGAVPDAAGLPLADDDDFDDFEADDGDHERF; encoded by the coding sequence ATGCCAGTCCACCCATCGACCATCGAGTTTGTGAACGACTCCGGCACGCCGATCCGGGTGGTGCGCTCCACCCGGCGCCGGAAGACGATCTCCGCCGTGTGGAAGGAAAGCACCATGGTGGTCTCGGTTCCCGCGGGGCTGACGCACGATGCCGAGCGGATCCTGGTGCTGGACATGGTCAAGAAGCTGGAGCGGAAGGTGGCCCGGGCCGTGGTGCCCGATGCCGATGCGCTGCTGCTGGCCCGCGCGCGTGCCATGGACGCCGAGCTCTTCGGCGGCCGCGCGGCACCGGCTTCGGTGCGCTGGGTGGGCAACCAGACCCGCCGCTGGGGATCTGCCAGCCTGCGCAGCCGCAGGATCCGCCTCTCCGACCGGCTGCGGGGCATGCCGCAGTGGGTGCAGGACTACGTCCTGGCCCACGAGCTGGCCCACTTGGTCGAGCCGCGCGACGGCCACGGGCCTCGTTTCAAGACAGAGTTGTCCCGCTTCCCGCGTGTCCACGACGCAAACATCTTCCTCGCCGGTGTGAGCCACGGGTATGCGACAAAGCCGTACGCCACCTCCGGGGGAGCGTCCGGGGCAGTGCCGGACGCAGCCGGACTTCCGCTCGCCGATGACGACGACTTCGACGATTTCGAGGCGGATGACGGGGACCACGAGCGGTTCTGA
- a CDS encoding zinc-dependent metalloprotease: MAENPPSNRPDDSENNDENPKDPFSEMFGALFGGAGGFDPKNLPAGLGEAMGVGNNPDAMAQMMRQAQAMMAAMSQGGSGPVNWKMATDTARQSIVGDDPSVSAARASAIANAAQLADLWLDAATALEGDGSTCRALSRTEWVEKTMPVWKSLTEPVAISVGKAITLALTEQIPEQMRPMIGGAQGMLQSLGGTMFGMQLGTAVGGLAKDVLGATDIGLPLAGSAPALVPTNLAAFGEGLEVPEQEILLFAALRECAHVRLFNRVPWLRSTLIGAIEAYARGIHIDMSRIEDAVRDIDPMNPESMQSLMGEGLFMPKRTPAQDAALEKLELVLALVEGWVDQVVAAAAVNLPSAGPLRETIRRRRASGGPAENAFASLVGLELRPRRLREAAALWAHLLDERGIEGRDAVWDHPDLMPTSEDLQDPAGFTPRRQLAEASMDDIDAALSKLLSGGFDAPEAADTAEADAEDAGDQESDGDEDTEGDAPADGEPQGK; this comes from the coding sequence ATGGCTGAGAACCCCCCATCAAACCGTCCCGATGATTCCGAAAACAACGACGAGAACCCGAAGGACCCCTTCTCCGAAATGTTCGGAGCGTTGTTCGGCGGCGCGGGTGGATTCGACCCGAAGAACCTTCCCGCCGGGCTTGGCGAGGCCATGGGCGTGGGCAACAACCCCGATGCCATGGCGCAGATGATGCGCCAGGCCCAGGCGATGATGGCGGCGATGTCGCAGGGCGGCTCCGGCCCGGTGAACTGGAAAATGGCGACCGACACCGCCCGCCAGTCCATCGTCGGCGACGACCCCTCCGTTTCCGCCGCCCGCGCCTCCGCGATCGCAAACGCCGCGCAGCTGGCGGACCTGTGGCTCGATGCTGCCACCGCCCTCGAGGGCGACGGCAGCACCTGCCGCGCGCTCTCCCGCACCGAATGGGTCGAGAAGACCATGCCAGTGTGGAAGTCGTTGACCGAACCGGTGGCGATCAGCGTCGGCAAGGCCATCACCCTGGCGCTGACCGAACAGATCCCCGAGCAGATGCGCCCGATGATCGGCGGCGCGCAGGGCATGCTGCAGTCGCTGGGCGGCACCATGTTCGGCATGCAGCTGGGCACCGCCGTGGGAGGCCTGGCCAAGGACGTGCTGGGCGCCACCGACATCGGGCTGCCGCTGGCCGGCTCCGCCCCGGCGCTGGTGCCGACCAACCTCGCCGCGTTCGGCGAGGGCCTGGAGGTGCCCGAACAGGAAATCCTGCTCTTCGCCGCGCTGCGCGAATGCGCCCACGTCCGCCTGTTCAACCGGGTGCCGTGGCTGCGTTCGACGCTGATCGGCGCCATCGAGGCGTATGCGCGCGGCATCCACATCGACATGTCCCGCATCGAGGATGCGGTGCGCGACATCGACCCGATGAACCCCGAGTCGATGCAGTCGCTCATGGGCGAGGGCCTGTTCATGCCCAAGCGCACCCCGGCACAGGACGCCGCGCTGGAGAAGCTTGAACTGGTGCTGGCGCTCGTTGAGGGTTGGGTCGACCAGGTTGTCGCCGCCGCGGCGGTCAACCTGCCCAGCGCCGGCCCGCTGCGCGAGACCATCCGCCGCCGCCGGGCCTCCGGCGGGCCCGCCGAGAACGCCTTCGCCTCGCTGGTGGGCCTCGAATTGCGTCCGCGACGCCTGCGCGAGGCCGCCGCACTGTGGGCGCACCTGCTCGACGAGCGCGGCATCGAGGGCCGCGACGCCGTCTGGGACCACCCGGACCTCATGCCGACCAGCGAGGACCTGCAGGATCCGGCCGGCTTCACGCCTCGCCGCCAGCTTGCCGAGGCCAGCATGGACGACATCGACGCGGCGCTGAGCAAGCTGCTCTCCGGCGGCTTCGATGCGCCCGAGGCCGCGGACACTGCGGAGGCGGATGCAGAGGATGCCGGCGACCAGGAATCCGACGGCGACGAGGACACCGAGGGCGACGCGCCCGCCGACGGGGAACCGCAGGGCAAGTAG